Proteins found in one Erythrobacter sp. 3-20A1M genomic segment:
- a CDS encoding PAS domain S-box protein, which produces MQILGIALGYALLGWIGQHLAPPPGFASLIWPAAGLAVASVAALGYRVWPGVFLGAWSVNALSTGSADLPTDAAVLLDAALIASGSTLQAILGGYWIRSRAGFPLKLEGPRELVRLCLLVGPIACVVGATFGTATLFASGVVSQSDLPNFWLHWWAGDMGGVLIVVPLLFLAPCSRGLVTWRGQRLSPFSVVAFIAILVMLCATLAAWRLNMQAAYERSQASFESLAADSRQALAYRLQSYRQALDGGAALFEASGDVTLEQWRAYASVLDLSHDLPGISGIGFIEALRAGEEQAFLDSVAARGRGDLDIHPLTDRDERFVIVAIEPEADNIEAVGLDIAFESNRRAAASNARDTGRATITKRILLVQDETESPGFLLLRPLYRPGAATETVGQRRAAFDGWIYAPFVGSRFMSNLTPSQGKLFDIAVYDGARPDAEELIFSSSEAPAGDASSAFTVQRTFRVMEQTWTVVWTSTPAFERGVVTREASLILIGGLLLTLIFAGLLFSGSRREAYIGLLVRQRTQELEETVAALGESERRFGDLAGLSPAGIFRTDPYGFCTYVNDSWLRQTGLIASQALGAGWLEAVHPDRREDVRRDWLAAVQAGKQWRSELQFVKPGEVISWVDLIAVPRIGDNGEMQGFIGVAIDITEQRLATDALKESERRFQSLASFSPAGIFRTDGEGVCNYVNPAWCEMAGLTEAEAMGTGWTTAVHQDDLDGLIQSWAAAVDQGDPYRGEFRWLHPDGSIVWVDAVAQPERDDDGNVRGYIGVLIDVTDRKRFEQEIADRDKQLAILAENATDAVFRVELDGTCLYASPSAKDVLGVPSEHLIGTNALDGFHPDDQERMWSLFDDLRCGRSNQIVTAYRWRLTEEHEYRWLEANAGLVKDQQSDEAKEVSVSIRDIGDRKKMELDLVAARKNAETAAAAKATFLANMSHEIRTPMNGVVGFTELLLAGELSPEQRENAQLIADSGRAMMQILNDILDVSKIDAGQMKIVPEPIDLRHKLHSCMRLLEPTARQKGLKFDLFIDDDVPSRVMADPLRLRQILTNLVGNAIKFTARGMVSCRVSVERGPQLQETLSVAVEDTGIGIPADRLDAIFREFSQADESTARIYGGTGLGLTISNELARMMDGELLVSSEEGRGSVFTLRLPIQRADGDRTELAKPPRSERALVFGRPPRILVAEDHDINQALIISMASRIGLAVDIAENGEEVIRLVTDARAAGKPYDLILMDVQMPIMDGLETTRSLRSAGITPEELPILAQTANAYSDDVERCLAAGMQGHLAKPIRMRSLKDAIKKWLPKHLFREATSGSQQKAPHNPEEALLKSYAERRETTLEALDQLDASSPLDWSEVEAVAQMLHKLAGTAGMFGEAELGEVARVQEQAMLDAQDEDESAAVRAAQRAFAKWKATAPPTTLFTGAAGASSRSDEARD; this is translated from the coding sequence GTGCAAATCCTGGGCATTGCGCTGGGATATGCCCTGCTCGGCTGGATCGGCCAGCACCTGGCGCCGCCACCGGGCTTCGCGTCGCTTATCTGGCCGGCGGCGGGGCTCGCCGTCGCATCCGTTGCGGCGCTGGGCTACCGCGTCTGGCCGGGTGTGTTTCTGGGCGCGTGGTCCGTCAACGCACTCTCGACCGGCTCGGCCGACCTTCCGACCGATGCAGCCGTCTTGCTCGATGCAGCTTTGATCGCGAGCGGCTCGACCCTGCAGGCCATTCTCGGGGGATACTGGATAAGGAGCCGTGCGGGCTTCCCGCTGAAGCTGGAGGGGCCGCGAGAGCTCGTGCGTCTTTGCCTGTTGGTCGGCCCCATTGCCTGCGTCGTCGGTGCCACCTTCGGAACGGCGACGCTATTTGCGAGCGGCGTCGTTTCCCAGAGCGACTTGCCGAACTTCTGGCTGCACTGGTGGGCCGGCGATATGGGCGGGGTCCTCATCGTCGTGCCGCTCCTGTTCCTGGCACCCTGTAGCCGAGGCTTGGTGACTTGGCGGGGCCAGAGGCTCTCGCCCTTCTCGGTGGTCGCCTTCATCGCGATCCTGGTGATGCTGTGCGCGACCTTGGCCGCGTGGAGGCTGAACATGCAGGCGGCTTACGAGCGCAGCCAGGCCTCTTTCGAATCGCTGGCGGCCGATAGTCGGCAGGCACTCGCATATCGGCTACAATCCTATCGGCAGGCGCTGGATGGCGGCGCGGCGCTTTTCGAGGCGTCCGGGGACGTGACCCTGGAACAATGGCGCGCTTATGCCTCGGTGCTCGACCTGTCACACGACCTTCCCGGCATCAGCGGTATCGGCTTTATCGAGGCGCTGCGCGCGGGCGAGGAGCAGGCATTTCTCGATAGCGTGGCCGCCAGGGGGCGGGGGGATCTCGACATCCATCCGCTTACCGATCGCGACGAGCGTTTCGTCATCGTGGCGATCGAACCCGAGGCCGACAACATCGAAGCCGTCGGTCTCGACATAGCGTTCGAGAGCAATCGCAGAGCCGCGGCCAGCAACGCGCGCGATACGGGCAGGGCCACGATCACGAAACGTATCCTGCTGGTGCAGGACGAAACGGAAAGCCCCGGATTTCTGTTGCTGCGGCCGCTGTATCGTCCGGGGGCGGCGACCGAAACGGTGGGTCAGCGCCGGGCGGCGTTCGACGGATGGATATACGCCCCGTTCGTCGGCTCGCGGTTCATGTCCAACCTTACGCCCAGTCAGGGAAAACTGTTCGACATCGCCGTATACGATGGCGCGCGGCCCGACGCGGAAGAGCTGATTTTCAGCAGCTCCGAAGCACCCGCGGGCGATGCGTCGTCCGCCTTTACCGTCCAACGCACGTTCAGGGTGATGGAACAGACCTGGACCGTCGTGTGGACCAGTACTCCCGCGTTCGAGCGCGGGGTAGTGACGCGCGAGGCCAGCCTCATACTGATTGGCGGCCTGCTGCTTACGCTCATTTTTGCAGGCTTGCTGTTCAGTGGCTCGCGCCGCGAAGCCTATATCGGGTTGCTGGTCAGGCAGCGCACCCAGGAACTCGAGGAGACCGTGGCCGCGCTGGGGGAAAGCGAGCGGCGCTTCGGCGATCTCGCCGGTCTTTCCCCAGCCGGCATTTTCCGGACCGATCCCTACGGGTTCTGCACCTATGTCAACGATTCGTGGCTCAGGCAGACGGGGCTCATCGCCTCGCAGGCATTGGGCGCAGGTTGGCTGGAGGCGGTTCATCCCGACCGGAGAGAGGACGTCAGGCGGGACTGGCTCGCTGCCGTTCAGGCGGGCAAGCAGTGGCGGAGCGAATTGCAGTTCGTCAAGCCCGGCGAAGTCATCTCGTGGGTGGACCTGATCGCAGTCCCGCGGATCGGCGACAACGGCGAGATGCAGGGCTTCATCGGCGTCGCGATCGACATCACCGAACAGAGGCTGGCGACCGACGCGCTGAAGGAAAGCGAACGGCGTTTCCAGTCGCTGGCGAGCTTTTCCCCAGCAGGCATCTTCCGCACAGATGGCGAGGGCGTGTGCAATTACGTCAACCCCGCGTGGTGCGAGATGGCCGGCCTGACAGAGGCGGAAGCGATGGGCACGGGCTGGACGACAGCCGTGCATCAGGACGACTTGGACGGCCTAATCCAAAGCTGGGCCGCAGCCGTGGATCAAGGGGATCCCTACCGCGGCGAATTTCGCTGGCTGCATCCCGACGGTTCGATCGTCTGGGTCGACGCCGTCGCACAACCCGAACGCGACGATGACGGAAACGTACGCGGCTACATCGGCGTCCTCATCGACGTCACGGACCGCAAGCGCTTCGAACAGGAGATCGCCGACCGGGACAAGCAGCTGGCGATCCTGGCGGAGAATGCGACCGATGCGGTATTCCGCGTCGAGCTGGACGGGACCTGCCTCTATGCGTCGCCCTCGGCAAAGGACGTGCTGGGCGTGCCGAGCGAGCACCTGATCGGCACCAATGCACTCGATGGCTTCCACCCGGACGACCAGGAACGCATGTGGTCCTTGTTCGACGATCTGCGGTGCGGGCGGAGCAACCAGATCGTTACCGCCTACCGGTGGCGTTTGACCGAGGAACACGAATATCGGTGGCTGGAGGCCAATGCCGGCCTGGTCAAAGACCAACAGAGCGATGAGGCCAAAGAGGTTTCGGTGTCCATCAGGGACATCGGCGACCGCAAGAAGATGGAGCTGGACCTGGTCGCCGCGCGCAAGAATGCAGAAACCGCCGCCGCGGCCAAAGCCACGTTCCTTGCCAATATGAGCCACGAGATCCGCACCCCGATGAACGGCGTGGTCGGCTTCACCGAATTGCTGCTCGCCGGCGAGCTGTCGCCCGAACAGCGGGAGAATGCGCAGCTCATCGCGGATTCGGGCCGGGCGATGATGCAGATTCTCAACGACATTCTCGATGTTTCGAAAATCGATGCGGGTCAGATGAAGATCGTCCCGGAGCCGATCGACCTGCGTCACAAGCTGCACTCGTGCATGAGGCTCCTCGAGCCGACCGCTCGCCAGAAGGGGCTCAAATTCGACCTCTTCATCGATGACGATGTGCCGTCCCGCGTGATGGCCGATCCACTGCGGCTGCGACAGATCCTGACCAATCTGGTGGGCAATGCGATCAAGTTCACGGCTAGGGGGATGGTAAGCTGCCGCGTCTCGGTGGAGCGGGGCCCGCAGCTGCAGGAGACGCTGTCCGTCGCTGTGGAGGATACAGGCATCGGCATACCGGCGGACCGGCTGGACGCCATTTTCCGTGAATTCAGCCAGGCAGATGAATCCACCGCCCGCATATACGGGGGCACCGGCCTCGGGCTGACGATCAGCAACGAGCTTGCCAGAATGATGGACGGCGAACTGCTGGTCAGCAGCGAAGAAGGGCGCGGCTCGGTCTTCACCCTGCGGCTTCCCATCCAGAGGGCGGATGGCGATCGGACCGAGCTGGCAAAGCCGCCGCGCAGCGAGCGCGCGCTGGTTTTCGGCAGGCCGCCGCGCATCCTCGTCGCCGAAGACCATGACATCAACCAGGCCCTCATCATCTCCATGGCCAGCCGCATCGGCCTGGCGGTCGATATTGCCGAGAATGGCGAGGAGGTCATCCGGTTGGTCACCGATGCACGGGCAGCGGGTAAACCGTACGATCTGATCCTGATGGACGTTCAGATGCCCATCATGGACGGCTTGGAAACCACGCGGTCGTTGCGCAGCGCGGGGATTACCCCGGAAGAATTGCCGATCTTGGCGCAGACGGCCAATGCCTACAGCGACGACGTCGAACGCTGTCTCGCGGCGGGGATGCAGGGCCATCTGGCCAAGCCGATCCGCATGCGAAGCCTGAAGGACGCGATCAAGAAATGGCTGCCCAAGCACCTCTTCCGTGAGGCAACCTCGGGTTCGCAGCAGAAGGCTCCGCACAATCCGGAAGAAGCGCTGTTGAAGAGCTATGCCGAGCGGCGCGAGACGACGCTCGAGGCGCTCGACCAACTGGACGCGAGCAGCCCGCTCGATTGGAGCGAGGTAGAAGCGGTGGCGCAGATGTTGCACAAACTGGCCGGTACCGCCGGGATGTTCGGCGAGGCAGAGCTCGGCGAGGTGGCCCGGGTTCAGGAGCAGGCCATGCTCGATGCCCAAGATGAAGACGAGAGCGCAGCCGTTCGGGCGGCGCAGCGAGCGTTCGCCAAATGGAAAGCGACCGCCCCCCCGACTACGCTGTTCACTGGCGCTGCGGGCGCTTCATCGCGATCAGACGAAGCGCGGGATTAG
- a CDS encoding GAF domain-containing protein: MALMSLVDADRQWFKAKVGLDVDETPRSVAFCAYAIQGEDVMVVEDARDDERFNSNPLVIDDPSIRFYAGAPVTVADGAKLGTICIIDRKPRHDFSEADREALTKLAAEVSQVLGSHREMASSG, from the coding sequence ATCGCGCTCATGTCGCTGGTCGACGCAGACCGGCAGTGGTTCAAGGCGAAGGTCGGTCTCGATGTCGACGAGACGCCGCGCTCGGTCGCGTTCTGTGCCTATGCCATTCAGGGCGAGGACGTGATGGTGGTGGAAGATGCAAGGGACGACGAACGGTTCAACAGCAATCCGCTCGTCATCGACGATCCTTCGATCCGTTTCTATGCGGGCGCCCCGGTCACGGTAGCAGACGGGGCCAAGCTGGGCACGATCTGCATCATCGACCGCAAGCCGAGGCACGATTTCAGCGAGGCGGACAGGGAAGCGCTGACCAAACTGGCGGCGGAGGTGAGCCAGGTACTTGGATCGCACCGAGAAATGGCCAGCTCGGGGTAG